GGTACGCAGGACAACCGACTCGTACTCCGGCGTCATGGTGGAGTAGGGGCGGTCGAAGCGCCCCAGAACCCCGATGCGCTGGAACTGACTGCGCTGAAGGTCCAGGTACTTCTGGGCGTAGGCCGCGCAGGCGGCGCGGACTTCCAGCGGAGACATCTGCAGCTTGCGCCGGCCAAGGTCGTTGTCCACCTTGATCTCGATGGGCAGGCCGTGGCAGTCCCAACCCGGAACGTAGGGCGCATCCAGGCCGGCCATATTGCGGGTCTTGACCACAAAATCCTTCAAGGTCTTGTTCAGCGCAGTGCCCAGGTGGATGGGCCCGTTGGCGTAGGGAGGACCGTCGTGCAACACATAGACAGGCGCGCCCTTGCGGGCCTGGCGGATGCGGTCGTAGAGCCGCATTTCCTGCCATCTCTGGAGCATCTGGGGCTCCTTCTGGGGCAGGTTGGCCTTCATGGAGAAGTCCGTCTTCATCAGGTTGAGGGTGGACTTCAGGTCGAGGGGCGCTGCCATGCGGGCTCCGGCGATTCCGAATTTCATTATAGGGAGAGGTTTCGGGGCCGTCCATTGACAGGAGTGTGTCTCAATCTGAGTAGCCCGGTTGCATCGTATTGAGGACATGACCTTTCGAGCGTGGCAAGAGATGCAACTTCGGGGCACAATTGCACATCTGTTAGAGGAGGCAGTTGAGAGGCACACCGGGTGATGAACGAAACCGAATCTCGCGGAAGCAAACAGGGCGCCAGCAGCCATCTGAACGCTTTGCTGGTGGAGCTGCGCGAGCCATGGTGGCAGAGCCTGGGCCACAACCTTGACGACCTGTTCTTTCCGCAGAAGCTCCCTCCCTTGAAGCTGACGTCGCGGCCGGTCCCGGTAGAACAACTGGAGATCGATCAGCCGTTGTGGCGCTCCCTGGCTGACGGCCTGCGGCAGTTGTTCGTCCGCGAAAAGCAGTCGCCGCTGCAACTTACTTCGCGGCCGGTGGCAGTGAAGTCGCTGGCGGAGATCGAGCGGCCCTGGTGGCATTCGTTGGCCTCGAACCTGCACGACCTGCTCTTTCCCGAGAAGCTTCCTCCGCTACAGCTCACCTCGAAGCCGGTAGCGGTACGGGACATCTGGGGCGACTACAACTATCGAAAGCGCGGCCTGGCGGGAACCCTTTTGGTACATGCTGCGCTGCTGGCCGGCCTGGGCGCCGTCTCCTTCCTGGGGGCGAAAATGGCGAGGGAAGGGCAGCCGCATGCGACCGTGTCGCTGGTGTCGCCGGATGTCTCCGTGTATCTGCCGCTTTCGGCCAAGGCCAATGACACGATCGGCGGCGGCGGTGGCGGTGGCGATCGCGACAAACTGCAGGCTCCGAAAGGCAAGCTCCCCAAGGCTTCCATGCAACAGTTCACGCCCCCGGCAGTGGTCGTCCGGAATGAGGACCCCAAGCTTCCGATGGAGCCCACGGTGGTGGTACCTCCGGAGGTTCCCCTGCCCTCGGTCAATCTGCCGAATTACGGCGACCCGCTGGCGAAGGTGGCGGGGACGCTCTCAAACGGC
The DNA window shown above is from Terriglobales bacterium and carries:
- a CDS encoding energy transducer TonB, whose amino-acid sequence is MNETESRGSKQGASSHLNALLVELREPWWQSLGHNLDDLFFPQKLPPLKLTSRPVPVEQLEIDQPLWRSLADGLRQLFVREKQSPLQLTSRPVAVKSLAEIERPWWHSLASNLHDLLFPEKLPPLQLTSKPVAVRDIWGDYNYRKRGLAGTLLVHAALLAGLGAVSFLGAKMAREGQPHATVSLVSPDVSVYLPLSAKANDTIGGGGGGGDRDKLQAPKGKLPKASMQQFTPPAVVVRNEDPKLPMEPTVVVPPEVPLPSVNLPNYGDPLAKVAGTLSNGTGSGGGIGSGSGGGIGSGDGPGFGPGSGGGTGGGVFQVGGGVSAPRPLYTPDPEYSEEARKAKHQGTVVLWLVVGPDGRAHEVRIRRSLGLGLDERAIAAVSQWKFEPARKNGVPVAVRINVEVDFKLY